One window from the genome of bacterium encodes:
- the queA gene encoding tRNA preQ1(34) S-adenosylmethionine ribosyltransferase-isomerase QueA, whose translation MKMRPFKFNLPKELISQYPLKEREKAKLMVVNRKNGKIIHDIFENIDKYMSEEDVLVLNNTKVIPARLLCRKETGGKIEIFLLKKIEKNKWNVLVGGKGKIGSKFYKEDIAGKIIEKKADGSFIVEFNIEDENEIKKYGEVPLPPYIKRKAEEIDKIYYQTVYAEKDGSIAAPTAGLHFTEQLLEKIQKKGIKVVYITLHMGWHSIKVFKEDNTEKNVSTEFFEISQQTAEILNKSKKNKKNIIAIGTGTVRCLESSVENGIIIRKKGFTELFIKPGYKFKVVDKLITNFHLPDSTHLYLVSAFTGLDLIEKAYNIAVEKKYRFYSYGDSMFII comes from the coding sequence ATAAAAATGAGACCTTTTAAATTCAATTTACCAAAAGAATTGATTTCTCAATATCCATTAAAAGAGAGAGAGAAAGCAAAGTTAATGGTAGTAAATAGAAAAAATGGAAAAATAATTCATGACATATTTGAAAATATTGATAAATACATGAGTGAAGAAGATGTTCTTGTTTTAAATAACACAAAAGTTATTCCAGCAAGATTATTATGTAGAAAAGAAACGGGTGGGAAAATTGAAATTTTTCTTCTTAAAAAAATAGAAAAAAATAAGTGGAATGTTCTGGTAGGTGGAAAAGGAAAAATAGGTAGTAAATTTTATAAAGAAGACATTGCAGGGAAAATTATTGAAAAAAAAGCAGATGGCAGTTTTATTGTTGAATTTAATATTGAAGATGAAAATGAAATTAAAAAATATGGGGAAGTTCCACTTCCTCCATATATTAAAAGAAAAGCAGAAGAAATTGACAAAATTTATTATCAGACAGTTTATGCTGAAAAAGATGGTTCAATTGCTGCCCCTACTGCTGGATTACATTTCACAGAACAACTCCTTGAAAAAATTCAAAAAAAAGGTATAAAGGTTGTTTATATTACACTTCATATGGGATGGCATTCAATAAAAGTTTTTAAGGAAGATAATACAGAAAAAAATGTTTCAACAGAATTTTTTGAAATTTCTCAACAAACAGCAGAGATACTAAATAAATCAAAAAAAAACAAAAAAAATATAATTGCCATTGGGACAGGGACTGTGAGATGTTTAGAAAGTTCAGTAGAAAATGGAATTATAATAAGGAAAAAGGGCTTTACTGAACTATTTATTAAACCTGGTTATAAATTTAAAGTTGTAGATAAACTCATTACAAATTTTCATCTTCCTGATTCAACGCATCTTTATTTAGTAAGTGCTTTTACAGGTCTTGATTTAATAGAAAAAGCATATAATATTGCAGTAGAAAAAAAATATAGATTTTATTCTTATGGTGATAGTATGTTCATCATCTAA
- the larC gene encoding nickel pincer cofactor biosynthesis protein LarC, which produces MIISKTGYFEVFNGCAGDMIVGCLIDAGVNPSILKNELQKIPISNYTIKIKKVKRKTNSSHFISATQFIVILKEKENQRKYTEIVNLIEKSSLSDDIKRKTLKIFNILAISESKVHKEKIDNVHFHQIGQTDAIIEIASAVIGLKLLNIESVYSSSIGISMPSPATLEILKGLPVLIKHIPYEISTPTGVSILKGLCKFHEIDEKISIEGYGYGTGTSETLPSDIMKFIYGKEIDKKKEEIYIIETNIDDMNPVIFEYLYEKLFQAGATDVSVFTGIGKKNRPVFNLQIMVNEENFEKVKEIIFSETTTIGFRYQKEDRIILQRKIKEIKTKWGSVKIKISFYGGKIYNISPEYDDCKKISKKFKIPLKNVITEVNNLSKNISM; this is translated from the coding sequence ATGATAATAAGTAAGACAGGATATTTTGAAGTTTTTAATGGATGTGCAGGAGATATGATTGTCGGATGTCTAATTGATGCAGGAGTTAATCCATCAATTCTAAAAAATGAACTGCAAAAAATCCCTATTTCTAACTACACAATAAAAATAAAAAAAGTAAAAAGAAAGACAAATTCTTCCCATTTTATATCTGCAACACAATTTATTGTTATTTTAAAAGAAAAAGAGAATCAAAGAAAATATACTGAAATTGTCAATTTAATAGAGAAAAGTTCACTTTCAGATGATATAAAAAGGAAAACCTTAAAAATTTTTAATATTCTTGCAATAAGTGAAAGTAAAGTTCATAAAGAAAAAATTGATAATGTACATTTTCATCAAATAGGACAAACAGATGCTATTATTGAAATTGCAAGTGCAGTAATAGGACTGAAATTACTGAATATAGAAAGTGTTTATTCAAGTTCAATAGGAATTTCAATGCCATCTCCTGCTACACTTGAAATTCTAAAAGGACTTCCCGTTTTAATAAAACATATTCCTTATGAAATTTCTACTCCAACTGGTGTTTCAATTTTAAAAGGATTATGTAAATTCCATGAAATAGATGAAAAAATTTCAATAGAAGGATATGGATATGGCACAGGAACAAGTGAGACACTGCCTTCCGATATAATGAAGTTCATATATGGAAAAGAAATTGACAAAAAAAAAGAAGAAATTTACATCATTGAAACAAATATTGATGATATGAACCCTGTAATATTTGAGTATTTATACGAAAAACTTTTTCAGGCAGGGGCAACCGATGTTTCTGTTTTTACAGGTATTGGGAAAAAAAATAGGCCTGTTTTTAACCTTCAAATTATGGTAAATGAAGAAAATTTTGAAAAAGTGAAAGAAATTATATTTTCTGAAACAACAACAATTGGATTTAGATACCAAAAAGAAGATAGAATAATTCTTCAAAGAAAAATTAAAGAAATAAAAACAAAATGGGGTTCTGTAAAGATTAAGATAAGTTTTTATGGTGGTAAAATTTATAATATTTCTCCTGAATATGATGATTGTAAAAAAATATCCAAAAAATTCAAAATACCTTTAAAAAATGTTATAACAGAAGTGAATAATTTATCAAAAAATATCTCTATGTGA
- a CDS encoding valine--tRNA ligase, which produces MEKQYNPKAIEEKIYNIWEYNNFFHCEADKKKKKYVIVIPPPNITGFLHMGHALNNTIQDILIRWKRMEGYNALWVPGTDHAGIATQNVVERKLLKEGKKRQDIGREKFIEEVWKWKEEYGLRIIDQLKKLGASCDWNRLRFTMDENLSKAVKYAFYQLYKKELIYRGRKIINWCPRCTTALSDEEVEYKEIPSFLYYIKYPLIEGDFIEVATTRPETMLGDTAVAVNPLDKRYKNLIGKKVKLPFVDRVIPIIADEKVEVKFGTGAVKVTPAHDPTDFEIGQRNKLPFVIVIDEEGKMNEEAKQFNGIDRFLAREKIIEQLKNNGLVSKIEPYIHRVGHCYRCLTPIEPYISTQWFVNMKPLSKPAIEVALEKKLKFYPEKWEKIYLNWLYNIKDWCISRQIWWGHRIPIWYCENKDCPPIVSIEDNVKKCPNCGSENIKQDEDVLDTWFSSWLWPFSVFNWPEKTDDIDVFYPTDTLVTAQEILFFWVARMVMAGMEFMKEIPFENVFIHGTVRDETGKKMSKSLGNAIDPVDIIENYGADSLRFSLISMTSFGQDVYLSPTFYLKGRNFMNKIWNAGRYIITINEEMGTNDIKIYENIDFNNLKFPEKWLILNLNETVKNVTSLLDKFHFNESINYLYDFFWHTFCDWYIEISKIYKKENDYFKNVVIPILNKSLIISLKLLHPYIPFITEQIWLSLKKYISDLESDYIIISKWPVVENYRDDDTIEKMNRIIEIITNIRTIKTKIKVPVTKIIDCYIEGEIDDIEKEIVESLGKVKIKEKQDIMKNKNYLLKNLSSGGLFISIEGIIDIPEEIKKLEGKKKEFEILLEKTEKTLSNKQFLEKAKKEVIEKTINNKKDLEEKIENIKKDIEFFKGQIE; this is translated from the coding sequence ATGGAAAAACAATACAACCCAAAAGCAATAGAAGAAAAAATTTATAATATATGGGAATATAATAATTTTTTCCATTGCGAAGCAGATAAGAAAAAGAAAAAATATGTTATAGTTATTCCTCCACCAAATATAACTGGATTTTTACATATGGGACATGCTTTAAATAATACAATTCAGGATATATTGATAAGATGGAAAAGAATGGAGGGCTATAATGCCTTGTGGGTTCCTGGAACTGACCATGCAGGAATAGCAACACAAAATGTAGTTGAAAGAAAACTTTTAAAGGAAGGAAAAAAAAGGCAGGATATTGGAAGAGAAAAATTTATTGAAGAAGTATGGAAATGGAAAGAAGAATATGGTTTACGAATTATTGACCAGTTGAAAAAATTAGGTGCATCTTGTGATTGGAACAGGTTAAGATTTACAATGGATGAAAATTTATCAAAGGCAGTAAAATATGCTTTTTACCAACTTTATAAAAAGGAACTTATTTATAGAGGAAGAAAAATTATAAACTGGTGTCCAAGATGCACAACTGCCCTTTCAGACGAAGAAGTTGAATATAAAGAAATTCCTTCTTTTCTCTATTATATAAAATATCCTCTAATTGAAGGCGATTTTATTGAAGTTGCAACTACAAGGCCAGAAACAATGCTTGGAGATACAGCAGTTGCAGTTAATCCTCTTGATAAAAGGTATAAAAACCTTATAGGGAAAAAAGTAAAACTTCCATTTGTTGATAGAGTAATACCAATTATTGCTGATGAAAAAGTTGAAGTAAAATTTGGAACAGGGGCAGTGAAAGTTACACCTGCCCATGACCCGACTGATTTTGAAATAGGGCAAAGAAATAAATTACCCTTTGTAATTGTTATAGATGAAGAAGGAAAAATGAACGAAGAAGCAAAACAATTTAATGGTATAGATAGATTTCTTGCAAGAGAAAAAATTATTGAGCAACTTAAAAATAATGGTTTGGTAAGTAAAATAGAACCATATATCCATAGAGTTGGACATTGTTATAGATGTTTAACCCCGATAGAACCATATATTTCAACTCAGTGGTTTGTAAATATGAAACCACTTTCAAAACCCGCAATTGAGGTTGCATTGGAAAAAAAACTAAAATTTTATCCAGAAAAATGGGAAAAAATTTATCTTAACTGGCTTTATAATATTAAAGACTGGTGCATAAGCAGACAAATATGGTGGGGACATAGAATACCCATCTGGTATTGTGAAAATAAAGATTGTCCACCTATTGTCTCTATTGAAGATAATGTTAAAAAATGCCCTAATTGTGGAAGTGAAAATATAAAGCAAGATGAAGATGTTTTAGATACATGGTTTTCATCATGGTTATGGCCATTTTCTGTTTTTAATTGGCCTGAAAAGACAGACGATATTGATGTTTTTTATCCAACTGATACTCTTGTAACTGCACAGGAAATACTTTTCTTCTGGGTTGCAAGGATGGTAATGGCTGGAATGGAATTTATGAAAGAAATACCTTTTGAAAATGTTTTTATACATGGAACAGTAAGAGATGAAACAGGGAAAAAAATGAGCAAATCATTGGGAAATGCCATAGACCCTGTTGATATAATTGAAAATTATGGTGCAGATAGTTTAAGATTTAGTTTAATTTCAATGACATCTTTTGGACAGGATGTATATCTTTCTCCAACTTTTTATTTAAAAGGAAGAAATTTTATGAATAAAATCTGGAATGCAGGAAGATATATCATAACAATAAATGAAGAAATGGGAACAAATGATATAAAAATTTATGAAAATATTGATTTTAATAACTTGAAATTTCCAGAAAAATGGCTCATTTTAAATCTTAATGAAACAGTAAAAAATGTTACTTCCCTATTGGATAAATTTCATTTTAACGAAAGTATAAATTATTTATATGATTTTTTCTGGCATACATTCTGTGATTGGTATATTGAAATAAGTAAAATATATAAAAAAGAAAATGATTATTTTAAAAATGTTGTTATTCCTATCTTGAATAAATCCCTTATTATTTCATTGAAACTTTTACATCCATATATACCATTTATAACCGAACAGATATGGTTATCTCTTAAAAAATACATTTCTGACCTTGAATCTGACTATATAATTATTAGTAAATGGCCTGTTGTTGAAAATTATAGAGACGATGACACAATTGAAAAAATGAACAGGATAATTGAAATTATTACAAATATAAGGACTATAAAAACAAAAATAAAAGTTCCTGTCACAAAAATTATTGATTGTTATATAGAAGGAGAAATAGATGATATTGAAAAAGAAATAGTTGAATCACTCGGAAAGGTAAAAATTAAAGAAAAACAGGACATTATGAAAAATAAAAATTATCTTCTAAAAAATCTTTCATCAGGTGGACTTTTTATATCAATTGAAGGTATAATAGATATCCCTGAAGAAATTAAAAAGTTAGAGGGAAAAAAGAAAGAATTTGAGATATTACTTGAAAAAACAGAGAAAACATTATCAA
- the yajC gene encoding preprotein translocase subunit YajC — MKFLMLAQAQQQSTPSLLGALLPLILIFFVFYFLLILPQQKKQKLHKKMLDDLKEGDKIVTVGGLIGVVSKIKDNIVTIDCGNGVKVDFLRNAISQVIKPQNDNK, encoded by the coding sequence ATGAAATTTTTAATGTTAGCACAGGCACAGCAACAATCTACACCATCTTTATTAGGTGCTTTATTACCACTAATTTTAATATTCTTTGTTTTTTATTTTCTGCTTATATTACCGCAACAAAAAAAACAAAAACTACATAAAAAAATGTTAGATGATTTAAAAGAAGGAGATAAAATTGTTACTGTTGGAGGATTAATTGGAGTTGTTTCAAAAATAAAAGATAATATTGTAACAATTGATTGTGGTAATGGGGTAAAAGTTGATTTTTTAAGAAACGCTATTTCACAGGTAATTAAACCACAGAATGATAATAAGTAA
- the tgt gene encoding tRNA guanosine(34) transglycosylase Tgt — protein MFEFKIINKDKKTRARVGEFLTEYGKVETPNFMPVATLGSVKTLTSEDLINMGVDILISNAYHLYLKPGIDIIKKSGCIHKFINWNKSIITDSGGFQIFSLENVKITEDGVIFKSKLDGSTHFITPEKSIEIQNKIGADIIMSFDYCPKNWNDYGEVEKSVNYTIKWAERCKKYHKNKEQTLFGIIQGGVHNDLREKCINKLEILNFDGYGIGGLCLGEPEEKTFEIADFISKKVNDNKLKYFMGIGMPLQILNLVEMGYDLFDCGMITHIARTGSTITSRGKINIKGGKYKDDFIPLDPECDCFVCKNYTRAYIRHLINSKEITGLRLNSYHNVYFIINLLKNIRKSIKEGKFSDFKEKFEKKYKEKN, from the coding sequence ATGTTTGAGTTTAAAATTATAAACAAAGATAAAAAAACAAGAGCAAGAGTTGGAGAATTTTTAACTGAGTATGGGAAAGTTGAAACACCAAATTTTATGCCAGTCGCTACATTAGGGAGCGTTAAAACACTTACTTCTGAAGATTTAATTAATATGGGAGTAGATATTTTAATTTCAAATGCCTATCATCTTTATTTAAAACCGGGTATAGATATTATTAAAAAAAGTGGATGTATACATAAATTTATAAATTGGAATAAATCAATTATAACTGATAGTGGTGGATTTCAAATATTCAGTTTAGAAAATGTAAAAATTACAGAAGATGGTGTTATTTTTAAATCAAAATTAGATGGTTCAACTCATTTTATAACTCCTGAAAAATCAATTGAAATTCAAAATAAAATCGGTGCAGATATTATAATGAGTTTTGATTATTGCCCTAAAAATTGGAATGATTATGGAGAAGTTGAAAAAAGTGTTAATTATACAATTAAATGGGCAGAAAGATGTAAAAAATATCACAAAAACAAAGAACAAACATTATTTGGAATTATTCAGGGAGGAGTTCATAATGACCTGAGGGAAAAATGCATAAATAAACTTGAAATCTTAAATTTTGATGGATATGGAATTGGAGGATTATGCCTTGGAGAACCAGAGGAAAAGACATTTGAAATTGCAGATTTTATTTCAAAAAAAGTAAATGATAATAAACTAAAATATTTTATGGGTATAGGAATGCCATTACAAATCCTTAATTTAGTTGAAATGGGATATGACCTTTTTGATTGTGGAATGATAACTCATATTGCAAGAACCGGCTCAACAATTACTTCAAGAGGGAAAATAAATATAAAGGGGGGAAAGTACAAAGATGATTTTATACCTCTTGACCCTGAATGCGATTGTTTTGTTTGCAAAAATTATACAAGAGCATACATAAGACATCTTATAAATTCTAAAGAAATTACTGGTTTAAGATTAAACTCATATCATAATGTTTATTTTATAATAAATCTCTTAAAAAATATTAGAAAGAGTATAAAAGAAGGTAAATTTAGTGATTTTAAAGAAAAATTTGAAAAAAAATATAAAGAAAAAAATTGA
- a CDS encoding glycosyltransferase family 39 protein yields MKIKEFVVLFIISSISYFCGLNWGLPSKSLNKLYFNDIETIEKHIEQIKKYPIEKIYKGMGPYLAKYPEVEKEKLPRFYYNPIRSYHPDEYYVIKSFSSMKPEKFDFNPHAYSIGGAYLYLVGLFLFLFSKLNFVVLSKDICFYFLHPEEIGKFYIIGRAITAIYGIGIILLSYLLCKKFFKDGLKSFLICLLILFSPLIILNSHYMYVDIPGLFWITACLFITSNSIEKFSFKNVFLAGIFAGLACGTKITFVVSIVIPLLGIFIIFKNPKDIVKNFLLVVICFIFSFFITNPYFFLTFPEPLIELEQHTGLSFNGKFYFLSLKYGLGFPLLIFALTGTLLSIFFIKERSDLEKKLLFLLFSWTVFFFIFISIFSKNFARYILPLVPSFIILGGYGWFLTLTKTKKILKFLISLWIIFVILFTFFYGMSYEMLFIQKNIRTEAGEWIKENIPAGSSIGVTEVPWQFQMPPFDYFKYNLIVTGYDFNKLKKEKPEYFIISSFQAPIPPFPLKLQIEKNSFWNEFINSSIYKEEKKFQKFPSFLSFKFQFNELPEDLIYLNPTIVIFKYKNETF; encoded by the coding sequence ATGAAAATTAAAGAATTCGTAGTTTTATTTATAATTTCATCTATTTCCTATTTTTGTGGATTGAATTGGGGGTTACCATCTAAAAGTTTAAATAAACTATATTTTAATGATATAGAAACAATAGAAAAACATATAGAACAAATAAAAAAATATCCTATTGAAAAAATTTATAAAGGAATGGGGCCATATCTTGCAAAATATCCAGAAGTAGAAAAAGAAAAATTACCTCGTTTTTATTACAATCCTATTAGAAGTTATCATCCAGATGAGTATTATGTAATAAAAAGTTTTTCTTCTATGAAACCAGAAAAATTTGATTTTAATCCTCATGCTTATTCAATCGGTGGTGCTTATTTATATCTTGTAGGCCTATTCCTTTTTTTATTTTCCAAATTAAATTTTGTTGTGCTTTCAAAAGATATATGTTTTTATTTCTTACATCCAGAAGAAATTGGTAAATTTTATATTATTGGAAGAGCAATCACTGCTATTTATGGAATTGGCATTATACTTTTAAGTTATTTATTATGTAAAAAATTTTTTAAGGATGGATTGAAAAGTTTTTTAATTTGTCTTTTAATTTTATTTTCTCCCTTAATAATTTTAAATTCTCACTATATGTATGTTGATATTCCAGGTTTATTCTGGATAACTGCCTGTTTATTCATAACAAGCAATTCCATAGAAAAATTCTCATTTAAAAATGTATTCTTAGCAGGTATTTTTGCAGGACTTGCATGTGGTACAAAAATTACTTTTGTTGTATCAATAGTAATTCCATTACTTGGAATTTTTATTATTTTTAAAAATCCTAAGGATATTGTAAAAAATTTCTTATTAGTTGTTATATGCTTTATTTTTTCTTTTTTTATAACCAATCCATATTTTTTCTTAACTTTTCCTGAACCCTTAATTGAATTAGAACAGCACACTGGACTTTCTTTTAATGGGAAATTTTACTTTTTAAGTTTAAAATATGGTTTAGGGTTTCCACTTCTTATTTTTGCTTTAACTGGAACTTTGTTGAGTATTTTTTTTATTAAAGAAAGAAGTGATCTTGAGAAAAAATTATTATTTTTACTTTTTAGTTGGACAGTTTTCTTCTTTATTTTTATTTCTATTTTCTCAAAGAATTTTGCAAGATACATTTTACCTTTAGTCCCTTCTTTTATTATTCTTGGAGGATATGGATGGTTTTTGACATTAACTAAAACAAAAAAAATTTTAAAATTTCTGATTTCTTTATGGATTATTTTTGTTATATTATTTACTTTTTTTTATGGGATGAGTTATGAGATGTTATTTATACAAAAAAATATAAGAACAGAAGCAGGTGAATGGATAAAGGAAAATATTCCTGCTGGAAGTAGTATTGGAGTTACAGAAGTTCCATGGCAATTTCAGATGCCACCTTTTGATTATTTCAAATACAATCTTATTGTTACAGGATATGATTTCAACAAATTAAAAAAAGAAAAGCCAGAATATTTTATAATCTCTTCATTTCAAGCACCTATTCCACCATTTCCATTAAAATTACAGATAGAAAAAAATAGTTTTTGGAATGAATTTATAAATTCATCTATCTATAAAGAAGAGAAAAAATTTCAAAAATTTCCTTCGTTTCTATCTTTTAAATTCCAATTTAATGAATTACCTGAAGATTTAATTTATTTAAACCCAACAATTGTAATTTTTAAATATAAAAATGAGACCTTTTAA
- a CDS encoding DUF503 domain-containing protein yields the protein MKYKKDFTIRKMFVGTIKIELLIPGCKSLKDKRNIINSIKNRIKTKYNVSIVEVDFYEKWQRAAIGVSFVNGEAKSTEILCQKILDLFFDNNDFIVLNNKNSIISIED from the coding sequence TTGAAATACAAAAAAGATTTTACCATAAGAAAAATGTTTGTCGGAACAATAAAAATTGAACTTTTAATTCCGGGATGCAAAAGTTTGAAAGATAAGAGAAACATTATAAATTCAATTAAAAACAGGATAAAAACAAAATATAATGTTTCAATTGTTGAAGTTGACTTCTATGAAAAATGGCAAAGAGCAGCAATTGGTGTTTCATTTGTAAATGGTGAAGCAAAATCAACAGAAATTCTATGTCAGAAAATACTTGATTTATTTTTTGATAATAATGATTTTATTGTATTAAATAACAAAAATTCTATTATTTCTATAGAAGACTGA